The sequence TGTGCAACCAATATGCCCGCTATAAAAGCCATAAATAGCAGTATCTTTTTCATACAGTTGTTATTTGGTAATGCGGTTAAGGGTATAGCTCTGGAAAGGATCCCCCCTCAGATAACTTCCATTTTCATCCAGCAGATGAAGGAGGTCATCACTTAACTTTATGAAGCGCAATGTAGTGCCGGATTTGGCAGGGGTAAGCTGATAGATCATGGAGCGGGCATGTGCGCCTGTTCCCTGTACGATGCTCCATTTGCCGGTAGATTCACTTTTGATACCCGGCTGGGAATAGTTGTTATCCGGCAGGGTGTAGTGGCTGTAACCCGTCAGCCGGTAGGTGGCAGGCTGCTGTGTGACGGAGTCCCGCAGTAAAGTAAGCTCCCATTCAACCAATGCGCAATCGGTACTTGGGGCAATATTATGCAGTGGTCTTATCAATTGGCCGCAGGGAGTAGTGCCGGCAAACTTCTCCTTGGCGGGGGCATTCATACCTGGTATTGGCGCAGTTCTTTCGCCGCTAAACAGGGAAAAGATGGCAAGGATAAATGTAAACAGCTTCATAACAGAAA comes from Paraflavitalea devenefica and encodes:
- a CDS encoding copper resistance protein NlpE N-terminal domain-containing protein; this encodes MKLFTFILAIFSLFSGERTAPIPGMNAPAKEKFAGTTPCGQLIRPLHNIAPSTDCALVEWELTLLRDSVTQQPATYRLTGYSHYTLPDNNYSQPGIKSESTGKWSIVQGTGAHARSMIYQLTPAKSGTTLRFIKLSDDLLHLLDENGSYLRGDPFQSYTLNRITK